TGCCGTCGCGGCACTGGGCGGTGGCGCCGTCGGGATCCTGTCCGGGCCGCGGGACGCACGCGTGGTCCACGTTCTCGTAGTCGCCCGCGGGGCAGGAGACGAATGCCGGGGCGGCCTCGACGGTGGCCGCCGGGGCCAGGACCGCGGCGACGCCGACGCCGGCCGCGAGCAGCCAGCCGGTCAGCGTGGTTCGACGAGACGGGTATCCGGTGCGGGATCGACGGGCACGACTCGCAGCACTGTTCACTTGTGAAACTCCTACCATTCAAATTTCGGCCGGACCGATCCGGCGCTCACAACTCAATGCATCGCCTTGGCGCGCAGGTTGTTACGGCCGAAATCCGGGCGATCGCGACTACGACTCCAGGCCGCGCAGCCCATCGAGTTTGTCCGGATTGACCTGGAAGCGAATGTTGACCACCCGGCCGTCGAGCAGATCGAAGGTGATCGCGCCGACCGGGTAACCACCGATCTCGCCGATCATTCCCCACTCCCCGTTCAGCACGGCCGCCCTGATCTCGATCCCGGTCAGAATCGGTTTGGCGAGCACCCCGAGCAGCCAGCGCGCGACGTGATCGGGTCCGTGCAGTGGGCGCCGGGCCGCGGTGACCTTACCGCCGCCGTCGTTCCACAGGGTGACGTCGGGGGCGAGCAGCTGCATCAGCGCGTTGACGTCACCGCCGTTGGCGGCGGACAGGAACTGTTCGGTGATCCGGCGGCGCGCCTCGGGGTCGGTGTCGTAGCGCGGGCGGCGCGCGTGCACATGGTTGCGGGCCCGATGCGAGATCTGCCGGACAGTAGGTTCGGGACGGTCCAGGAATCCGGCGATCTCGGCCGGGGAGAAGCCGAAGACATCGCGCAGGACGAAGACCGCGCGTTCGACCGGGCCGAGGGTCTCCAGCACCACCAGCATGGCGGTCGAGACGGTGTCGAAGTCCTCGATCCCCTCGGCGGCATCGGGCGTGCCGAGCAGCGGCTCCGGCAACCACGGACCGACATAGTTCTCGCGCACCGCGCGGGCGCTGGTGAGGCGGTTCAGCGACAGATTGGTCACCGTGCGGACCAGATAGGCCTTGGGGTGGCGGACCCGATCCCGTTCCGCCTCATACCATTTCAGCCAGGCGTCCTGCAGGACGTCCTCGGCGTCGGCCACACTGCCCAGTAGTTGGTAGGCGGTGGCGAACAGGAGCCGGCGGTGGGTGGTGAAGGGATCGCCCGGTTCGGCCCGCGACTCCTCCGGCCGCGGGCTCTGTGATGCGACGCCCTCGGGGACACCGTCCATCCGCTCATCCTCTCCCGCATCGGTCATCGCTCGCAATACGCGAGCCGCCGACCCCGCCGGGCTGCCCGGTACGGCCGAGTTCACGCGGCCGGGCCGGCGGCGCGGGTCGCGCGCCCGCCCCGCGACAACGTCACCGAGACGTTCATCCGGCGGCTCATCCGAAACGTCGGAACCGGGCTGCCGCTGACGGTCTCCTTGTAGCGGACCGCGGCGCGTCCCGTGAGGTACCAGCGCTTCGGGGTGTCGTCGGCGTTGGTGAACTGGATGACCGCGTCGCGGCGCCCGAGGCTGACCGGCTGATGGAAGTAGCCGAACCGGAACGGCCGCACCGGCTTTCCCCGCAGGCGGCGCGCGATCGCGTCGGCGGCATAGGCCGCCGAGGGCATTCCGCTCTGGCAGGTGCCGTGGACCCGCCCCCAGGGCTGGGTGATCGCCGCCGCGTCGCCGACGGCGTAGATCTCCGGATGCGAGACCGACCGCAGCGTCGTGTCGGTGACGATCGCACCCGCCGCGTCGGTGACGATTCCGGCGCGGGCCGCCAGATCCGGCATCCGGACACCCGCGGTCCACAGGGTCAGGCCGGCCGGGACCACCACACCGTTGTCCAATGCCACGGCGTCGGGCAGCACCTTGACGACCCGGTCACCGATCCGGCGCGCGATACCCAGCCGGTCGAGGGCCCGATTCAGGTGAGCGCGGGCCCGTGGCCCCATCATCGCGCCCGGTTCCGTGGTCCCGATCAGCGTGACCGAGATCCCGGGACGCGACTCGGCGATCTCGGTCGCCGCCTCCACACCGGTGAGCCCGTTGCCACAGACCACCACCGAGCCCCCGGCCGCGTCGAGTTCGGCGAGCCGCAGCGAAATGCGGTGCGCGGCCCGCGGATCGTTCAACGTCCCGGCGTGCTCGGCGACACCGGGCACCGCGGCGGTGTCGGTCGTGCTGCCGAGGGCGTAGACGAGGGTGTCGTAGCCGAGTTCGGCGCCGTCGGAGCAGCGGATGCGGCGGGTCACCGGGTCGATCGCGGTAGCAGCCGCACACCGGAACGACACCCCGGTACCCGTCAGCAGATCGGGGATCCGGTGGTCGGCCAGTTCGGCGCCGGCCGCGATCTGATGCATACGCAGGCGCTCGGTGAATCGTTCGGCGGGATTCACCAGCGTGATGCGCACCGGCCGCCGGCGAGTACGGCGGGCGAGCCGGATGGTGGCCAGCATTCCGGTGTACCCGCCGCCGAGGACGACGATCTCGTACGGTCGCGTGGTGTCGGTCATGGTCTTCTTCGCCTCTTCCGGTCGGATCGGATCTGCTGTCGGTGATGGGACAAGCGGGTACTCGGATTCGTGACACCGCGCATTGTGATGCCCGTCACAGCACCGGGAACAGGGGGGCCACACCTCTGGTTGACGTATCAAAGACTTCCGCGAATACGAACGAGGTGACCATGGCCGTGCAGGTCGAGATCTGGACCGATATCAACTGCCCGTTCTGCTATCTGGGCAAGCGGCGTTTCGAACAGGCGCTGGCCGGTTTCGATCATCGCGATCAGGTGCGGGTCGTGCACCGGTCCTTCGAGCTGGATCCGACACTTCCGGCCGATCACAGCGGGCCGGTGGTCGAGCACATCGCCGAGAAGTACGGGATCAGCCCCGCTCAGGCCGCCGCCAACGAGCGCGGCATCGCGACCCAGGCCGAGGCGGCCGGACTGCCCTACCGCACCGAGGGCCGGGACTTCGGCAACAGCTTCGATATGCACCGGCTGCTGCACTACGCCCTCGCGCAGGACCGCCAGGATGACCTGCTCGATGCGCTCTACCAGAGCAATTTCGCCGACGAGCAGCCACTGTT
The genomic region above belongs to Nocardia spumae and contains:
- the sigJ gene encoding RNA polymerase sigma factor SigJ, yielding MTDAGEDERMDGVPEGVASQSPRPEESRAEPGDPFTTHRRLLFATAYQLLGSVADAEDVLQDAWLKWYEAERDRVRHPKAYLVRTVTNLSLNRLTSARAVRENYVGPWLPEPLLGTPDAAEGIEDFDTVSTAMLVVLETLGPVERAVFVLRDVFGFSPAEIAGFLDRPEPTVRQISHRARNHVHARRPRYDTDPEARRRITEQFLSAANGGDVNALMQLLAPDVTLWNDGGGKVTAARRPLHGPDHVARWLLGVLAKPILTGIEIRAAVLNGEWGMIGEIGGYPVGAITFDLLDGRVVNIRFQVNPDKLDGLRGLES
- a CDS encoding DsbA family oxidoreductase; amino-acid sequence: MAVQVEIWTDINCPFCYLGKRRFEQALAGFDHRDQVRVVHRSFELDPTLPADHSGPVVEHIAEKYGISPAQAAANERGIATQAEAAGLPYRTEGRDFGNSFDMHRLLHYALAQDRQDDLLDALYQSNFADEQPLFGNRERLAEVAASAGLDAAQVRAVLDDPEAYADDVRSDEQAAAQFGARGVPFFVFDRTYAVSGAQPPEVFAQALERAWADQAPALQVLGDGEACGSDGCAVPDAEPASGHS
- a CDS encoding DUF3761 domain-containing protein; the encoded protein is MNSAASRARRSRTGYPSRRTTLTGWLLAAGVGVAAVLAPAATVEAAPAFVSCPAGDYENVDHACVPRPGQDPDGATAQCRDGSYSYSRNHRGTCSHHGGVDHWL
- a CDS encoding NAD(P)/FAD-dependent oxidoreductase, whose protein sequence is MTDTTRPYEIVVLGGGYTGMLATIRLARRTRRRPVRITLVNPAERFTERLRMHQIAAGAELADHRIPDLLTGTGVSFRCAAATAIDPVTRRIRCSDGAELGYDTLVYALGSTTDTAAVPGVAEHAGTLNDPRAAHRISLRLAELDAAGGSVVVCGNGLTGVEAATEIAESRPGISVTLIGTTEPGAMMGPRARAHLNRALDRLGIARRIGDRVVKVLPDAVALDNGVVVPAGLTLWTAGVRMPDLAARAGIVTDAAGAIVTDTTLRSVSHPEIYAVGDAAAITQPWGRVHGTCQSGMPSAAYAADAIARRLRGKPVRPFRFGYFHQPVSLGRRDAVIQFTNADDTPKRWYLTGRAAVRYKETVSGSPVPTFRMSRRMNVSVTLSRGGRATRAAGPAA